The proteins below are encoded in one region of Paenarthrobacter ilicis:
- the rsfS gene encoding ribosome silencing factor: protein MSAHEQSITLARHAARAASDKLAEDIVALDVSERLALTDIFLIASAPTERQVNAIVDGIEEELLKQDLRPVRREGRSEGRWVLLDYADIVIHVQHSEDRVFYALERLWKDCPVVDLQLEDEVSTEAVTAEDSEV from the coding sequence TTGTCTGCACATGAACAATCAATCACCCTGGCCCGCCACGCTGCGCGTGCCGCATCCGACAAGCTTGCTGAGGACATCGTGGCCTTGGATGTCAGCGAACGCTTGGCCCTGACGGATATTTTCCTGATCGCTTCTGCTCCCACGGAGCGTCAGGTCAACGCCATCGTGGACGGCATCGAGGAAGAGCTGTTGAAGCAGGACCTTCGCCCTGTTCGCCGTGAAGGCAGGTCCGAGGGCCGTTGGGTCCTTCTTGATTACGCGGACATCGTCATCCACGTGCAGCATTCCGAGGACCGTGTCTTTTACGCTCTGGAGCGCCTGTGGAAGGACTGCCCCGTAGTGGACCTGCAGTTGGAAGATGAGGTTTCCACGGAAGCAGTCACGGCCGAAGATTCAGAGGTCTAG
- the proB gene encoding glutamate 5-kinase, with product MTTSTADVPETAEARERHALTSAKRIVVKVGSSSLTSIKGGISEKSLARLVDALAEKRNAGTEIILVSSGAIAAGLAPLGLAKRPRDLATQQAAASVGQGLLMARYTQAFSAHGVTVSQVLLTADDLMRRTQHTNAFRALDRLLNLGVVPVVNENDTVATHEIRFGDNDRLAALVAHLVRADALVLLSDVDALYDGPPSQGATRIPLVRGPEDLADVTIGKAGKAGVGTGGMTTKVEAASIAAGSGIHALVTSTANAAAALAGQDVGTWFAVNGNRKPVRLLWLAHLATVQGRLVLDDGAVNAVRHRHRSLLPAGISEISGDFEAGDPVEVVALDGTVVARGLVNYSSEELPRMLGRTTQELGQTLGRGYDREVVHVDDLVLV from the coding sequence ATGACGACTAGTACTGCTGACGTTCCGGAAACTGCAGAGGCACGTGAGCGGCATGCTCTGACCTCTGCCAAACGGATAGTAGTCAAGGTTGGCTCGTCGTCGCTGACCAGCATCAAGGGTGGAATTTCCGAGAAATCCCTTGCCCGCCTGGTGGACGCACTGGCTGAGAAGCGCAATGCAGGTACCGAGATCATCCTGGTTTCCTCCGGAGCCATCGCGGCGGGCCTGGCTCCCTTGGGCCTTGCCAAACGGCCCAGGGATCTGGCAACGCAGCAAGCTGCGGCCAGCGTGGGTCAGGGCCTCCTGATGGCCCGGTACACCCAGGCCTTCAGCGCCCACGGCGTCACAGTGAGCCAAGTACTGCTCACTGCCGATGACCTCATGCGGCGCACCCAGCACACCAACGCCTTCAGGGCTTTGGACCGCCTGCTGAACCTTGGAGTGGTTCCCGTCGTCAATGAGAACGACACCGTGGCCACCCACGAGATCAGGTTCGGCGACAACGACAGGCTTGCTGCTTTGGTGGCACACCTGGTCCGCGCAGACGCGCTGGTGCTGCTGTCCGACGTTGACGCCCTGTACGACGGTCCGCCGTCGCAGGGTGCCACGCGGATTCCCCTGGTCCGCGGGCCTGAGGACCTGGCCGATGTGACCATTGGCAAGGCAGGCAAGGCCGGCGTCGGTACCGGGGGAATGACCACCAAGGTGGAGGCGGCGTCCATCGCCGCAGGTTCCGGTATCCATGCGCTGGTCACGTCCACCGCAAATGCCGCAGCTGCCTTGGCAGGTCAGGACGTGGGAACCTGGTTCGCCGTCAACGGCAACCGCAAGCCGGTCCGCCTTTTGTGGTTGGCCCACCTTGCCACCGTCCAAGGACGCCTGGTGCTCGACGACGGCGCGGTGAACGCCGTGCGCCACCGGCATCGCTCGCTCCTTCCAGCAGGGATATCGGAAATCAGTGGTGACTTCGAAGCCGGCGATCCGGTGGAAGTGGTGGCACTCGATGGCACAGTGGTAGCACGGGGCCTGGTGAATTACTCCTCGGAGGAGCTTCCGCGCATGTTGGGGAGAACCACGCAGGAGTTGGGCCAAACGCTGGGCCGTGGCTATGACCGGGAAGTTGTTCATGTTGACGACTTGGTGCTGGTCTGA
- the nadD gene encoding nicotinate-nucleotide adenylyltransferase, whose protein sequence is MGGTFDPIHHGHLVAASEVAAKFDLDEVVFVPTGQPWQKSHKQVSEPEHRYLMTVIATASNPRFTVSRVDVDRPGPTFTIDTLRDLRALRPDADLFFITGADALAQILSWKDVDELWSLAHFVGVTRPGHELNDLGRTDDVSLLEVPAMAISSTDCRVRVADGNPVWYLVPDGVVQYIAKYGLYSQQQSTAELSPALSGSDDQARTE, encoded by the coding sequence ATGGGTGGAACGTTTGATCCCATCCATCACGGCCACCTTGTGGCTGCCAGTGAAGTGGCGGCCAAGTTCGACCTTGACGAAGTGGTTTTTGTACCCACTGGACAGCCATGGCAGAAGTCACACAAGCAGGTCAGTGAGCCCGAGCACCGGTACCTGATGACGGTGATTGCCACGGCTTCCAACCCCCGGTTTACCGTGAGCCGTGTGGACGTGGACCGGCCCGGCCCCACTTTCACCATCGATACCCTCCGTGATTTGAGGGCACTGCGCCCGGATGCGGATCTGTTCTTCATCACCGGCGCGGATGCCTTGGCGCAGATCCTGTCGTGGAAGGACGTCGACGAACTGTGGTCCCTGGCGCATTTTGTAGGTGTTACCCGTCCGGGACACGAGCTCAACGATCTGGGGAGGACTGACGACGTCAGCCTCCTTGAAGTTCCCGCCATGGCGATTTCGTCCACTGATTGCCGGGTTCGCGTGGCCGACGGGAATCCTGTGTGGTACTTGGTGCCGGACGGTGTTGTCCAGTACATCGCGAAGTATGGGCTCTACTCGCAACAGCAATCAACGGCGGAATTGTCCCCCGCATTATCCGGATCAGACGACCAAGCACGTACTGAGTGA
- the thiD gene encoding bifunctional hydroxymethylpyrimidine kinase/phosphomethylpyrimidine kinase, which produces MTTLPSTIAPHSAPETRGSSVYPVAARRRPVPRVLSIAGSDPSGGAGIQADLKSIAAHGGYGMAAITALTVQNTQGVTALHIPPAGFLRQQLDAISGDIGIDAVKIGMLGEAAVIEEVRGWLQTVRPAVVVLDPVMVATSGDRLLRESAERALRTLLPLADLITPNIPELAMLLGEDEASEWQAALDQGKRLAAEYGTTVLVKGGHLSGAGCPDALVNTSGLLSKDVIEVSGPRVDTTNSHGTGCSLSSALATVQASTGDWEASLREVKPWLVKALEQSDLLEAGRGSGPIHHFHHLRGTKNQESFATIMWAQAARELEAIHDLSFIRELQTGDLAESRFNYYLAQDAIYLNGYSRVLARASALAPTEEEQLFWAQGARTCLDVESALHRDWLSTRDVPSGTGPVTKAYVDHLLAASTAGSYAVVVAAVLPCYWLYAEVGQRLHESYLEAGAPDGHPYAAWLRTYADPDFAAATRTAIAFTEEAAANASERERAAMLEAFSDSCRYETAFFDAPRHHA; this is translated from the coding sequence ATGACCACATTGCCGTCTACCATTGCACCCCACTCCGCTCCGGAAACCCGGGGCTCTTCCGTTTACCCTGTGGCCGCTCGACGACGGCCCGTCCCCAGGGTGCTGAGCATCGCCGGTTCGGATCCCTCTGGAGGAGCGGGTATCCAGGCCGACCTGAAGAGCATTGCCGCTCACGGTGGCTATGGAATGGCCGCCATCACGGCGCTGACAGTCCAGAACACCCAAGGTGTTACAGCCCTCCACATCCCACCTGCAGGGTTCCTGCGCCAGCAGTTGGATGCCATCAGCGGCGACATCGGCATCGACGCCGTCAAGATCGGAATGCTGGGCGAGGCTGCCGTCATTGAGGAGGTCCGCGGCTGGCTCCAAACGGTGCGCCCCGCCGTCGTGGTCCTTGATCCTGTGATGGTTGCTACCAGCGGAGACCGTCTCCTGCGGGAGTCCGCCGAGCGGGCTTTGCGGACTTTGCTGCCACTTGCGGACCTCATCACTCCCAACATTCCGGAACTTGCCATGCTGCTGGGTGAGGACGAGGCCTCCGAATGGCAGGCCGCGTTGGACCAGGGCAAGCGCCTGGCCGCTGAATACGGCACCACAGTGCTGGTCAAAGGTGGTCACCTGTCGGGAGCCGGCTGCCCAGATGCGCTGGTTAACACCAGCGGGCTCCTGAGCAAGGACGTCATCGAGGTGTCCGGGCCGCGGGTGGACACCACAAACAGCCACGGAACAGGGTGTTCCCTGTCTTCGGCACTGGCAACGGTCCAAGCGTCCACCGGCGATTGGGAAGCATCCCTTCGGGAGGTGAAGCCGTGGCTTGTCAAAGCCCTTGAACAATCGGATCTCTTGGAGGCGGGGCGGGGAAGTGGCCCTATCCACCATTTCCACCACCTGCGCGGGACGAAGAACCAGGAGAGCTTCGCCACAATCATGTGGGCCCAGGCTGCCCGGGAACTGGAAGCCATCCATGATCTCAGCTTCATCAGGGAGCTGCAGACGGGGGATCTGGCGGAATCACGCTTCAACTACTACCTTGCGCAGGACGCGATCTACCTCAATGGATATTCACGGGTCCTGGCACGTGCCAGTGCTCTGGCGCCCACCGAAGAAGAGCAATTGTTCTGGGCACAGGGCGCCAGGACCTGCCTGGACGTCGAATCGGCCCTCCACCGCGACTGGCTCAGCACCCGTGACGTCCCCTCCGGAACCGGGCCGGTGACCAAGGCCTACGTGGACCACTTGCTGGCGGCGTCGACGGCGGGCAGTTACGCCGTGGTGGTTGCGGCTGTCCTCCCGTGCTATTGGCTCTACGCGGAAGTCGGGCAGCGGCTGCATGAGTCCTATCTCGAGGCGGGGGCGCCGGATGGCCACCCGTACGCCGCGTGGCTCCGCACCTACGCGGACCCGGACTTTGCCGCGGCCACCAGGACTGCCATCGCCTTCACTGAGGAAGCCGCGGCCAATGCTTCTGAACGTGAGCGGGCAGCAATGCTGGAAGCGTTCAGCGACTCCTGCCGCTACGAGACCGCCTTCTTTGATGCACCCCGGCACCACGCCTGA
- a CDS encoding glutamate-5-semialdehyde dehydrogenase translates to MTEALTPDAPVISDVSGTAGQTPATPAAGSVPLSPEDVQAAVHSIADRSRKAARRMGQANRAWKDRALRAIGSALLENRTHVLEANAKDVAAGRANGTSVALLDRLTLTPARIDGLVAALENLAGLPDPVGNVVRGQTLPNGLRLRQVNVPMGVVAAIYEARPNVTVDIAGLALKSGNAVILRGGSAAAHTNAALVQILREALDSVGLPADAVQSVDQYGREGGNVLMRARGRVDVLIPRGGRDLIQTVVNNSSVPVIETGEGNVHIFIDESAGEEMAVEILLNAKTQRPSVCNTVETLLVHSASPVLPAVAAALRAAGVTLHVDGRVAAALGPSVETVPADDDDWATEYMDLDLAVAMVDSLDDAVRHIRTWTTGHTEAILTNNLANAEKFIAEIDSAAVIVNASTRFTDGGELGLGAEVGISTQKLHARGPMGLTELTTTKWIVQGEGQVRS, encoded by the coding sequence ATGACTGAAGCGCTGACACCTGACGCCCCCGTGATCTCGGACGTTTCCGGTACTGCCGGCCAGACGCCGGCGACCCCAGCGGCCGGCAGTGTCCCGTTGTCGCCCGAGGACGTCCAGGCTGCCGTGCACTCGATTGCCGACCGTTCCCGGAAGGCCGCCCGACGTATGGGACAGGCAAACCGTGCTTGGAAGGACCGCGCCTTGCGCGCCATCGGCTCGGCCCTCCTGGAGAACCGGACCCACGTTCTGGAAGCCAATGCCAAGGACGTCGCTGCCGGCCGTGCCAACGGAACGTCCGTTGCCTTGCTTGACCGGTTGACCCTGACACCGGCACGCATCGATGGCCTCGTGGCTGCCTTGGAAAACCTCGCTGGACTGCCGGATCCTGTGGGCAACGTGGTCCGCGGACAGACGCTGCCCAATGGTTTGCGGCTCCGCCAGGTCAACGTGCCCATGGGAGTAGTGGCCGCCATCTACGAGGCCCGTCCCAACGTGACCGTGGACATCGCCGGGCTTGCGCTCAAGAGCGGCAACGCTGTGATTCTTCGTGGTGGTTCCGCCGCTGCGCACACCAACGCAGCCCTGGTGCAGATCCTCCGTGAAGCCTTGGATTCCGTGGGCTTGCCGGCCGACGCCGTGCAAAGCGTCGACCAGTACGGCCGTGAAGGCGGAAACGTGTTGATGCGTGCCCGCGGACGCGTGGATGTGCTGATTCCCCGTGGTGGACGCGACCTCATCCAAACAGTGGTCAACAACTCTTCTGTGCCTGTGATCGAGACGGGTGAAGGCAATGTCCACATCTTCATCGACGAGTCCGCCGGCGAGGAAATGGCGGTGGAGATCCTCCTGAACGCCAAGACGCAGCGGCCCAGCGTGTGCAACACCGTTGAGACACTGCTGGTGCACTCGGCTTCACCGGTACTGCCTGCCGTAGCGGCTGCCTTGCGTGCGGCCGGCGTGACACTGCATGTGGACGGCCGGGTCGCTGCTGCGCTGGGACCCTCTGTTGAGACGGTCCCCGCTGACGACGACGATTGGGCCACCGAATACATGGACCTGGATCTTGCCGTGGCCATGGTGGACAGCCTGGATGATGCCGTTCGACACATCCGGACCTGGACCACCGGACATACGGAAGCCATCCTGACGAACAACCTCGCCAACGCCGAGAAGTTCATCGCTGAGATCGACTCGGCCGCGGTGATTGTCAACGCTTCCACGCGTTTTACCGACGGCGGCGAGCTGGGTCTGGGGGCTGAGGTAGGAATCTCCACGCAGAAGCTGCACGCCCGTGGCCCCATGGGGCTGACCGAACTGACCACCACGAAGTGGATCGTGCAGGGCGAGGGCCAAGTCCGCAGCTAG
- a CDS encoding ScbR family autoregulator-binding transcription factor — MQQRAQETRLAVIAGAAEVFAEVGFGNASLSDITKRSGVTKGALYFHFASKRELALAVIDEQHAVVLRSGSNIIGSGLPPLEKLIALCRMFGRFLLEEPIVQGGIRLTFEASAFDADVSGPYSDWINTAEQLLKQAVDEGHIRADVDPAAFARLLIASFTGVQMVSEVLTSRRDVLTRIDQMWEFLLPALGLAATDLPPLTEETGGAA; from the coding sequence ATGCAACAGCGCGCCCAAGAGACCCGGCTGGCAGTGATCGCAGGAGCCGCAGAGGTTTTCGCGGAGGTTGGCTTCGGGAACGCCAGCCTGAGTGACATCACCAAACGCTCAGGGGTAACCAAGGGTGCCCTCTACTTCCACTTCGCCTCCAAGCGGGAACTCGCGTTGGCAGTCATCGACGAGCAGCACGCCGTGGTGCTGAGATCCGGCTCGAACATCATTGGGTCGGGCTTGCCCCCACTTGAAAAACTCATTGCGCTGTGCCGGATGTTCGGCCGGTTCCTGCTGGAGGAACCAATCGTCCAAGGCGGCATCCGCCTCACTTTTGAAGCCTCCGCCTTTGACGCCGACGTCTCAGGACCCTATTCGGATTGGATCAACACCGCAGAGCAGTTGTTGAAGCAAGCCGTAGACGAGGGACACATCCGCGCGGATGTGGATCCGGCAGCCTTTGCCCGGCTTCTGATTGCGTCATTCACCGGCGTCCAAATGGTTTCCGAGGTACTTACCTCCCGCCGGGATGTGCTGACCCGCATCGATCAGATGTGGGAGTTCCTCCTGCCTGCCCTGGGACTCGCCGCAACGGACTTGCCGCCGCTGACCGAAGAAACCGGCGGCGCCGCTTAA
- the rplU gene encoding 50S ribosomal protein L21, giving the protein MVYAIVRAGGRQEKVSVGDYVTLNRVPGGAGSTLELPALLLVDGDKVTSAAAELANVKVTAEILEDLRGPKIVIQKFKNKTGYRKRQGHRQELTKIKITSIA; this is encoded by the coding sequence GTGGTGTACGCGATTGTCCGCGCAGGCGGCCGCCAAGAAAAAGTTTCCGTTGGAGACTACGTAACGCTTAACCGCGTCCCCGGTGGAGCCGGCAGCACTCTTGAGCTGCCCGCCTTGCTCCTGGTTGACGGCGACAAGGTCACCTCCGCAGCAGCGGAACTGGCCAACGTCAAGGTAACGGCTGAGATCCTTGAGGACCTCCGTGGCCCCAAGATCGTCATCCAGAAGTTCAAGAACAAGACCGGTTACCGTAAGCGTCAGGGTCACCGTCAGGAACTGACCAAGATCAAGATCACCAGCATCGCGTAA
- the rpmA gene encoding 50S ribosomal protein L27, which produces MAHKKGASSTRNGRDSNAQYLGVKRFGGQVVSAGEIIVRQRGTHFHPGAGVGRGGDDTLFALQAGAVEFGTRRGRRVVNIVAAAAAE; this is translated from the coding sequence ATGGCACACAAAAAAGGCGCGAGCTCCACTCGCAACGGTCGTGACTCCAACGCTCAGTACCTTGGCGTCAAGCGCTTCGGCGGTCAGGTAGTCTCCGCAGGCGAAATCATCGTTCGCCAGCGTGGCACCCACTTCCACCCCGGTGCAGGCGTTGGCCGCGGTGGCGACGACACCCTGTTCGCCCTGCAGGCCGGTGCGGTTGAGTTTGGTACTCGCCGCGGCCGTCGCGTAGTGAACATCGTTGCTGCTGCAGCTGCAGAGTAA
- the obgE gene encoding GTPase ObgE, whose amino-acid sequence MASFVDRVVLHVSGGTGGHGCVSVKREKFKPLGGPDGGNGGNGGDVILRVSSQTTTLLDYHHAPHRHATNGGPGMGDWRGGKNGETLILPVPDGTVVKTKDGQLLADLVGEGAEYIAAAGGQGGLGNASLSSQKRRAPGFALLGIEGESSDIVLELKSIADIALVGFPSAGKSSLIAAMSAARPKIADYPFTTLIPNLGVVQAGDIRFTIADVPGLIEGASDGKGLGHNFLRHVERCAALVHVLDCGTLEADRDPLSDLAIIEAELDKYAVDMSYAGVDGEVVPLNQRPKLVVLNKVDLPDGKDMAEFVRPDLEERGYRVFEVSATSHEGLRQLGFAMAEIVKAARDAVATAPPKVAPPVLRPRAVNESGFKIRREEKNLEPLFRVLGEKPVRWVKQTDFTNEEAIGYLADRLAKLGVENELFKVGAKPGDTVVIGEDDGVVFDWEPTMMAGAELLATPRGTDIRVADIGDRPTRTQKREEQIERREAKAAARAELEAERKAGIWTESVNGRRAQAQKESTVDAGDDD is encoded by the coding sequence GTGGCTAGCTTTGTAGACCGGGTAGTACTGCACGTATCCGGCGGAACCGGCGGCCACGGATGTGTCTCCGTCAAGCGCGAGAAGTTCAAGCCGCTCGGCGGTCCCGACGGTGGCAACGGTGGCAACGGCGGCGACGTCATACTCCGGGTGTCCTCCCAGACCACGACGCTGCTGGATTACCACCACGCGCCGCACCGCCACGCCACCAATGGCGGTCCCGGCATGGGTGACTGGCGCGGGGGAAAGAACGGCGAAACCCTGATTCTTCCGGTACCCGACGGCACCGTGGTGAAAACCAAGGATGGCCAACTTCTTGCCGACCTGGTTGGAGAAGGCGCGGAGTACATTGCCGCAGCCGGCGGCCAGGGCGGTTTGGGAAATGCTTCGTTGTCATCCCAGAAGCGTCGCGCTCCCGGTTTTGCCCTGCTGGGCATCGAGGGCGAATCCAGCGACATTGTCCTGGAGCTCAAGTCCATTGCTGACATCGCCTTGGTCGGATTCCCTTCAGCGGGCAAATCAAGCCTTATTGCCGCGATGTCCGCTGCCCGCCCCAAAATTGCGGACTACCCCTTCACCACCCTCATTCCCAACCTGGGCGTCGTCCAGGCCGGCGACATCCGCTTTACCATCGCCGACGTCCCCGGACTCATCGAGGGCGCCAGCGACGGCAAGGGCCTGGGGCACAACTTCCTCCGTCACGTGGAACGCTGCGCTGCTTTGGTGCACGTTTTGGACTGCGGAACGTTGGAAGCCGACCGCGATCCCCTGTCCGATCTGGCCATCATTGAAGCTGAGCTGGACAAGTACGCCGTGGACATGAGCTACGCCGGCGTGGACGGCGAAGTGGTTCCCCTGAACCAACGGCCCAAGCTGGTTGTCCTGAACAAGGTGGATCTGCCCGACGGCAAGGACATGGCGGAGTTTGTCCGCCCCGACCTTGAAGAGCGTGGCTACCGCGTCTTCGAAGTCTCGGCCACCAGCCACGAGGGCCTGCGCCAGCTTGGATTTGCCATGGCCGAAATCGTCAAGGCTGCACGTGACGCAGTGGCAACTGCGCCTCCCAAGGTGGCACCGCCGGTGCTGCGTCCGCGCGCTGTCAACGAGTCCGGCTTCAAGATCCGCCGCGAGGAAAAGAACCTGGAGCCGTTGTTCCGCGTTCTGGGCGAAAAGCCGGTGCGCTGGGTCAAGCAGACCGATTTCACCAACGAAGAAGCCATTGGCTACCTTGCCGACCGCCTGGCAAAACTGGGTGTGGAAAATGAGCTGTTCAAGGTGGGTGCCAAGCCCGGCGATACCGTGGTCATCGGCGAGGACGATGGCGTGGTGTTCGATTGGGAGCCCACCATGATGGCCGGCGCAGAGCTTCTTGCCACCCCCAGGGGTACGGACATCCGTGTTGCCGACATCGGCGACCGGCCCACACGTACGCAGAAGCGTGAAGAGCAGATCGAGCGACGTGAAGCGAAAGCTGCTGCACGCGCCGAGCTTGAAGCCGAGCGCAAGGCGGGCATCTGGACGGAGTCCGTCAATGGCCGGCGTGCCCAGGCTCAGAAGGAAAGCACTGTGGACGCCGGTGATGACGACTAG